One window from the genome of Scatophagus argus isolate fScaArg1 chromosome 13, fScaArg1.pri, whole genome shotgun sequence encodes:
- the LOC124069695 gene encoding E3 ubiquitin-protein ligase RNF186-like gives MAEEVSTGDDRGSAPSVATNSFPSEEYECKICYNYFDLDRHTPKLLGCSHTFCQECLNNVHSREGGGWRIGCPVCRHRSPVPDYRVYNLPDNTALTAALPLQTPGPVNSCTPDVQTCPAVSSLASREGDDSCQTCKQAAFATGCVCAIFSFLSMVALLFVGLIFVHNFSHIMPPVGPVCLFVASVLALFSLVLTWLMCMLKYRPETEASSFGSLTVM, from the coding sequence ATGGCGGAGGAGGTCAGCACAGGAGACGATCGTGGCTCGGCTCCATCTGTCGCTACCAACTCGTTTCCCAGCGAGGAATACGAGTGCAAAATATGCTACAACTACTTCGACCTGGACCGCCACACTCCCAAATTACTGGGTTGTTCCCACACCTTCTGCCAGGAGTGCCTGAACAATGTGCACTCCCGGGAGGGCGGAGGATGGAGGATAGGTTGCCCCGTGTGTCGCCACCGAAGTCCGGTACCGGATTATCGGGTTTACAACCTCCCCGACAACACGGCACTGACCGCAGCGCTCCCTCTTCAAACCCCCGGGCCTGTGAACTCGTGTACACCAGATGTCCAGACATGTCCAGCCGTGTCTTCACTCGCTTCCCGAGAGGGCGACGACAGCTGTCAGACTTGCAAACAGGCTGCGTTTGCGACCGGCTGCGTGTGCgccattttttctttcctgtccaTGGTGGCGCTGTTATTTGTGGGCCTCATCTTTGTGCATAACTTCAGTCACATTATGCCGCCCGTCGGCCCCGTCTGTTTGTTTGTCGCCAGTGTTCTCGCCCTGTTCTCGCTCGTCCTCACCTGGTTAATGTGTATGTTAAAGTACCGGCCTGAAACTGAAGCAAGCAGCTTCGGTTCCCTCACTGTGATGTGA